In the genome of Patescibacteria group bacterium, the window ATTCTACTGGATTTAGCTCTAAAATCTTTGAAATTGAAGAAAAATCTAAGCTTTTTATGTCTTTTTTAAGTCTACGGTCTGAACTATAATAAAAACCAGAAGCTGTTACATTACCATCAACTATTAAACTATCATTTGTCCTCAATGTATTAGCCGCATTTCTAAATATATTAGTGTCTTCAGCTGATCCAAATACTATTCCTCCATTAGCTGCATTGCCACCTGTTCCTCGAATACCAATCTTAGCTGCTTGATCTATGTCACCGATATAAGCATCATCACCTATTTGTAATCCTGTACCTACGCTGTTCTGATGTATTCTTACAGTTCCGCCTTCAGATGCTGACAGTAATACAGTACTGGCAGAACCATTTATTTGCTTAATGTTAAATACTTGTGTACCTGTTCCATCAGCATCAATAGACATGTCTATACCTCCATAATTTGGTGATGCTGTCTGACCATACATTTCAATAAATGCTCCATCTAAGTATGAAGTACCAGCATAAAGATTAAGTCTACTCCCGCTGCTACCTCCTTTTATATCTCCTCCACTCACTGTCAGGTCGCCGCTTATACTTAAATTTCCAGAACCGTCTATTCTACCAACTTGACTACTTCCTCCATTTCCAAAATAAGTACCATTTGCTCCACCATACCAATTAAGATAAATTCCATAACCTTCTTTACTATCAAGGTGAAGATTAGGAGTTGAGGTAATTACGGAATAAGCTGTTGTATCTCTATCTGCATTCTGGGTTATATGCATGCTTCTTTGATAACTCCTCCCACCAATTGTTAAAGCATCAGGAGTATAAATATTATCTGAATTATAATCAAATCTTAAATATGATGCACCTGGTTCTGCGTTAATAACAGCACCTGATCCTATGAAGCCATAACCATCTCCGCGATAAGTCATATATAATGCTGCTGCTCCAGCATACCCACTAGTTCCAGCCAACTCTCCT includes:
- a CDS encoding tail fiber domain-containing protein: GIQGLTGLQGIQGDPGLIGLTGPEGPQGIQGLTGLQGIQGDPGLIGLTGPEGPQGIQGLTGLQGIQGDPGLIGLTGPEGPQGIQGLTGLQGIQGDPGLIGLTGPEGPQGPVGSEFWDGVIDGDIYSVNAGNVGMDGDLIVSGGDIKTDVDNVLPSLHLDSTGSGDNWTSQGAYIVLGELAGTSGYAGAAALYMTYRGDGYGFIGSGAVINAEPGASYLRFDYNSDNIYTPDALTIGGRSYQRSMHITQNADRDTTAYSVITSTPNLHLDSKEGYGIYLNWYGGANGTYFGNGGSSQVGRIDGSGNLSISGDLTVSGGDIKGGSSGSRLNLYAGTSYLDGAFIEMYGQTASPNYGGIDMSIDADGTGTQVFNIKQINGSASTVLLSASEGGTVRIHQNSVGTGLQIGDDAYIGDIDQAAKIGIRGTGGNAANGGIVFGSAEDTNIFRNAANTLRTNDSLIVDGNVTASGFYYSSDRRLKKDIKSLDFSSISKILELNPVEFRWKESNELSLGFIAQDLEKIYPELVNTDNSEQGMKSINYAGIIAPLVKTIQEQQLMIEEQDQKINKLEDLYNKQQERIDLIEEGLYEK